A window of Candidatus Polarisedimenticolaceae bacterium genomic DNA:
GACGCCGTCTCCGAAGGGGTCGCGCGCCGCCTCGGCGATCCCCGGCCGTCCTGGGCGGAGGCGCTTCGCGAGCGAGGCCTTCCACCCGCCGTGGCGAGGCTCGCCGCCGCGGTCGCCGTCGCGGCCTGCGCCCTCCTGCTCGTCCGCACGCCGCATCCGACGCCGCCGACCGCGGACGCGGCCGTGGCCGTCGCCGACGCCGACCGGGCCGGGGTGACGCTCGTCGAGCCCGCTCCCGAAGCGCAGGTCATCGACCTCACCGTCGGGGGAACGCAGGTCGTCATGATCTTCGACCCGGAGTTGAAGCTGTGAGCCGCATCGGTCGCCTGGCATGGGTCCTCGTCGCGTCGATCCCCTTCGCGCCGCCGGCGGACGCCGCGGAGGCGCTCGTCGCGAAGGCGTACGAAGTCCGATTCCGCAGCCCGGCGGACGTCGCGGAGATCGTCGCCCCGGTGCTCAGCGCCGACGGCCAGGTGTCCTTCCAGTCGCGGCTGATGCGGATCACCGTGGTCGACCGCCCGTCGGTGCACGAGCGCATCCCCGCCCTGATCGCCAGCTTCGACCTCCCCCCGCGGACCGTCGACGTGACCCTGGCCCTGTTCCTCGGGACCGATCGCCGCGAGCAGGAAGCCGGCCGGACGGCTCCCGTGGAAGGGTTGTCCCGCGACGTGCGCGGGGTCGCCGAGACGCTCGCGGACTTCACCAAGTGGAACACCTACAAGTCGCTGGGCGGCCGGTCGGTCGCGTCCGCGGAGGGGTCGCGGGTCGAGGTCGAGCTCGAGGACGGGTACCGGGCGTCGTGGACCGTCGAGGCGGTCTCGGGCGCCGACGGCGCGCTGAAGCTGCGCGGGTTCACCCTCGAGCGGCGCACGCGCGCCGCGGACGGCACCGAGTCGGTCCAGGTCGTGTGGCGCGCCGACGTGGCGCTCGTCGCGGGCCGGTCGGTCGTGGTGGGCGCGGCGCAGAACCCCGAGTCGAGGCGGGCCTTGTTCGTCTCGCTGCAGGCGAAGCCGAGGTAACGGTGCCCGAGTTCGTCTGTCGCATGGCGCTCCCCACGGGGGAGATCGTCGAGCGGGTCCTCGAATCCGCCGACGAGGCGTCGCTCCGTCGCGAGCTGGAGGAGAAGGACTACCTCCTGCTCGCGCTGCGACGGCGGAACGCCCTGTTCGCGGGACTGGTTTCGACGTTCTCGATGAAGCCGAAGGTCAGCCCGCAGGAGTTCCTGTTCTTCAACCAGGAGTTCTCCGCGCTGCTCCGGGCGGGCCTGCCGATCCTGGCCAGCCTCGACATCTTGATCGAGCGTCGCAAGAACCCCGTGTTCCGCAAGGCGCTCGTCGACGTGCGCGAACGGGTCAAGTCGGGCGAGGCCCTCTCGCAGGCCTTCCAGGCGCAGGGCGAGCTCTTCCCGCGTCTTTACTGGTCGTCGCTGGCGTCGGGCGAGCGCTCGGGGGAGCTGCCTTCGGTCCTCGCGCGCTACATCGCCTACACCCGGAGCGTCCTCGCGGTCCGCAAGAAGCTGATCTCCGCGGCGACCTACCCCGCGATCCTGCTCACGCTGGCGCTCGTGCTCGTCGGCGTGATGGTCTTCTACGTCATCCCGCAGTTCTCGAGCTTCCTGAAGGAGCTCAACGTCGACCTCCCCATGGTCACCGTCTGGATCATGGAGGGCGCCAACTACGCCGTGGCCAACTGGTGGATGATCGTGGGGGTCGCCGTCGTCGCGGCCGGGACGACGGTCACCTGGATCCGCAGCGAATCCGGAAGGCTGGCGTTCGACCGCATCAAGTTCCGGATCCCGCTGATCGGCCGGGTCATCCACGACTACGCGCAGAACCGGTTCACGCGCACCCTCGGAACGCTCGTCGCCGGGGGCATCCCCCTCGTGACCGCACTCGAGCTCGCGGCGCGGGCCGTGGGGAACTCCTACATGGAGGAGCGGCTGCAGGGCGTGACCCAGTCCGTCCGCGAGGGACAGGCGCTCTGGGAGTCCCTGGAGCGCACGAAGCTGGTCTCGGACATCTCGATCGAGATGATCAAGGTCGGGGAGTCCACCGGCGCGCTCGTCGAGATGCTCGACTACGCCTCGTCGTTCACGGAGGAGGAGATCGACTTCCGGCTGAACCGGCTGATCACCTTCGTCGAGCCGATCATGCTCGTGTTCATGGCCGCGGTGGTGGCCGGGATGCTCATGGCCGTCTATCTCCCGTTGCTCCAGGCGGCGGGGGGCGGAGCGAAATTCTGATGGCCGAGCCGACGCGCATCGCCCCGGACGGGTCGGGCGGGGACGTCCTCTCCGAGGAGTACCAGGCCCGCCGCCTGGCGGAGCGGCTCTCGATCGAGTTCGTCGACCTCGACAACTTCGAGATCGACCCCGAGCTGTTCCGGGAGATCCCGGTCGACCTGATGTTCCGCTACAACTTCGTCCCGCGGCACAGGACCTCGTTGGGGCTGCAGATCGTCGTGGCCGACCCGACCGACGTCCTGATGATCGACGAGCTCGAGCTGCTGCTCGGCAGCTCGATCGAGGTGGCCGTCGGGACCCCCACCGCGATCCAGGAGATCCTGAAGAAGTCCGAGTCGTCCCAGCGCGTCCTGGAGGAGGCCACCGAGGAGTTCCGCGTCCAGATCGTCCGCGAGGACGAGGAGACGGGGGAAGAGACCCTCACGATCGACCGGCTGACCTCCGACCAGTCCCCGATCATCAAGCTGGTCGACTCGACGCTCTTCAACGCGCTGCAGCGGCGGGCGTCGGACATCCACATCGAGACCCGCGACAAGGAAGTCGTCATCAAGTACCGCATCGACGGCGTCCTCTACCAGGCGATGGAGCCGATCGACAAGAAGTTCCACTCGACGATCATCTCGCGCATCAAGGTCATGTCCGAGCTCGACATCTCCGAGAAGCGCGTGCCGCAGGACGGCCGCTTCAAGCTCCGGATCAAGGGGCGCACGATCGATTTCCGCGTGTCGATCATGCCGAGCGTGCACGGCGAGGACTGCGTCATCCGCATCCTCGACAAGGAGTCGACCAACCGCGAGTTCGCCTCGCTCAGCCTCGAGGTCTGCGGGTTCGAGGACCGGGACCTGCAGCGCCTGCGGCGGTTCATCAAGGAGCCGTACGGGATGGTGCTCGTCACGGGGCCCACGGGGTCCGGCAAGACGACGACCCTCTACGCGGCGATCTCGGAGATCAAGAACGAGGAGGACAAGATCATCACGATCGAGGATCCCGTGGAGTACCAGCTCCCGGGGATCACGCAGATCCCGGTGAACGAGAAGAAGGGTCTCACCTTCGCCCGCGGCCTGCGCTCGATCCTGCGCCACGACCCCGACAAGGTGATGGTCGGCGAGATCCGCGACGCCGAGACCGCGCAGATCGCGATCCAGTCGGCGCTCACGGGCCACCTCGTCTTCACGACGGTCCACGCGAACAACGTCGTCGACGTCCTCGGGCGCTTCCTGAACATGGGCGTCGAGCCGTACAACTTCGTGTCGGCGCTGAACTGCATCCTCGCGCAGCGCCTGGTGCGCCTGATCTGCGCGTCCTGCCGCAAGCCGGTGAAGGCGACGCGCCAGCAGCTGCTGGACTCCGGCCTCGACCCGGCCCGCCACGCCGACTACACGTTCTACGAGGGGCGCGGCTGCATCGACTGCAACGGCACCGGATACCGGGGCCGCACGGCGATCGCCGAGCTCCTCGACATGTCCGATCGCATCCGCGAGATGATCCTGCAGCGCCGGCCGTCGGCGGACATCAAGCGCGCCGCCAAGGAGGAGGGCATGACCTTCCTCCGCGAGGCCGCCCTGGCGAAGGTCTTCAACGGGAAGACCAGCCTCCACGAGATCAACAAGGTCACGTTCGTCGATTGAGGGGAACGCGCTCCGCATGAAAACGCTGTCCGGACTCGCCCTGGCCGCCAAGCGCCTCGACCTCGAGCGGCTCCTGGAGTGGCGCCCGAGCTACCCGCCGCTCGCGGTCGAGATCGATCGCGGCGAGGCGGTGCTCGTGCGCATGCGCCGCCGCCGGGGCGGAGGCGCGCTCGAGGCGCACGGCTTCCGGGAGATTCCGGACGACGTCGTCGGGGCGTCGATCTTCCGCCCGAATCTCGCCGCTCCCGACGAGACCGCCGCCCGCCTCAAGGAGCTGTTCGAGAAGACCGGGACGAAGCCCGGTCGCGTCTCCCTCGTCCTCCCCGACAACCTCGCGAAGATCTCGATCGTCACCCTTCCCGAGAAGCCCCCGGGCCGCAAGCAGCTGGAAGAGGTGCTCCGGTTCAAGCTCCGCCGGTCCGTCCCGTTCCGCCTCGACGAGGCGGCGGTCTCCTTCCAGCTGCTCCACGAGTCGCCGGGCGAGGTCTCGGTGCTCGCGGCGGTGATGCTGCGCTCGGTCGTCGAGCAATACGAGGCCGCGCTCGAGAAGGCGGGGGCCGTTCCGGGGCTCGTCGATCTCTGCACCCCGGCCCTGGTCAACCTCTGCCGCCGGGATCTCGACGAGGCGACGCGCGGCGGCTCCGACGCCGCGCTCGTGAACGCCGCGAAGGGGTATTTCTCGCTCGTGATCGTCCGCGGCGGCCGCATCGTCTTCTTCCGCTGCAAGTCGTACGCGAGCGCCGAGGAGGACGCGCCCCCCGCGCCCGGCGGGACCCCGCTCGCGCGGGAGCTCGCGACCTCGATCTCGTATTACCAGGACAAGCTCGCGGGCGTCGATCTGGGGACGGCGTTCGTGCGGACGGTCTCCGCTCCGCACGACGAGATCGCCGAGATCCTTGAGCGGCAGGGGATCGGTCGCATCGAGCGCGTCGATCCGTCGGCCGCGCTGGGCCTGGGCGCCGGCCTCCGCCTCGACGCCGACGTGGCACAGCGCGTGGCGCCGTGCGTGGGCGCGGCGGCGGGGAGGGCGGCATGAGGCCGCTCGATCTCAACCTCGCGTCCCGCCCCTTCCGGAACAACGCCCCCGTCTGGCTCGGGCTCGGGCTCGCCGTCTGCGCGGCCGCGGCCTTCACGACCTGGACGACGACGACGTGGCTCGAGCGTCGCACCGAGATCGGCGCCCTCGAGGCGCGCCTGAGCGGGGCCGACCGGGACACGAGCGATCTGGGGATGCGCCTGCAGAAGGCCGAGCAGGCGATCGCGGAGTACGACGAGCGCGCGCTCAACCGCCAGGCGGGGCTCGCCAACGAGGTCCTCTCCCGGCGCGGGCTGTCGTGGACGCGGCTGTTCAACCAGCTGGAGCGCCTTCAGCCCTACGAAGTGAAGATGGTCGAGATCCGGCCCGCCTACACCGTCGGCGACGCGATCCGCGGCGCCGACAAACGCGGCGATCTGGAGGGGACGGTCAAGATCAGCGTCGAGGGGCGCGCGCAGAGCATCGAGGCGTTCCTCGAGTTCCAGCGCGCCCTCCTGCTCGACCGCCACTTCGCCCGCGTGCAGCCCGAACGGCTCGACCGGAAGGGCGGCGCGGACCTCGAGTTCGATCTCGATTTCCTGTACGACCCCGAGGGTCGGCTGGAGGGTTCCGAGCAGCTCGAGCTCCCCGCCGTGCTCGAGGCCGTCGCCGAGGCGGAGGCGGAGGGGGTGCCTCCGCCCGGCCGGGAACCCGCCCCGGCTCCCGCGCCCGAGCCCGAGGAGGAGAAGCCGTGAGCGCCCGCCGCCGCCGCCGCTTCGATGTCCGCGAGATCGCGCCCAACGCGCTGATCGCCTGCGGCGTGCTCCTGGTGGCGAACGTCGTCTTCACCCTCGCGGTGCTGCAGCCGCAGGGTGCGCGCCTGGAGGGGCTCCGCCGCGACAGCGAGCCGCGCCTCAACGAGCTCAAGCGGCGCCGGCAGTTCGTCGAGGGGACCGAAGGGTTCCTCGGGAAGCTGCAGCAGGCCGAGACCGACCTCGCCAAGCTGCGCAGCGACATCCTGTCGACCCGCGACCGGCGCATGATCGAGACCCAGCTCGAGATCGAAAAGCTGGCGGGGCAGTTCGGCGTCGACTTCGAGGAGATCCGCTTCGAGAACGACATCCTCAAGGACCAGGGGGTCGATCGGTTCGGGATGGTCGTGCCCCTCCGGGGCGGCTACCGCAACCTGCGCAAGTTCATCCAGGCCGTGGAGAGCTCCCCGCGGTTCCTCGTGATCGAGAAGGTGTCGCTCGGATCGGGGGACAAGGGCGGCGAGGATCGCCTGGAGCTGCGCATCACCCTCGCGACCTACTTCGACCTCCCCGACCTCTTTCGCGAGCCGCTCCGCCGCGCGGCCCGGAAGTCCTGATGGCCCGCAAGCTCGAGAAACGCGAGTGGATCCTGCTCGGCGTGTTGTCCGCCGTCGCGATCTGGGTGTGGATGAACCAGGGAGGGGAGGAGCCCGGGCCCTCCGCGGCCGCCGCCGCCGCGGCGAAGGAGGCGGCGCGGCGCAACGCTCCCGTGATCCGCATGGACCTTCTGGCCCACGCGGAGCCGACCGCCGAGGGCGGCATGCGGGATCTCTTCAAGTTCGAGGCGAGGCCGCCGTCGCCGGCGGAGGTCCGCCGCCAGCAGGAGCTGGAGCGACAGCGACAGCTCGCGCTGAAAAAGCAGCAGGAGGAAGAGGCGCGCCTCGCGAAGGAACGCGAGCTCGCGCTCGCCAGACAACGCGAGGAGGAGCTGCGCAACCCGAAGCCCCCTCCTCCTCCTCCGGAGCCCGTGCCCCCCGCGATCCCGTTCCAGTACATCGGCCTGCTCGGCCCGAAGGACGCGAAGATCGGGGTGTTCGAGGAAGGCAAGGACATCGTGATCGCCCGGGTGGGCGAGACGGTGCGCGACCAGTTCAGGCTCGTCGAGCTCAAGCACGACGCGGCGATCATCGGGTACACGCGGACGGAGTTCCGGAACAAGACCAAGGAACTCCCCATGAAGCGGCGCTGAAGGGACGGGGGACGACGTGATCCACCAGAAGGCTTGGAAGCTCGCGTTGGCGACGCTGCTGATCGTGGCCGCGGCCGGCTGTGCGGCGCAGAGCGCCTACCGCGACGCGGAGCTCGATGCGAAGCGCGGCAACTGGGACCGCGCGGTCCTCGGCTATTCGAAGGCGCTCGCCCTCGATCCGGGGAACACGCGCTACAACGTCGCCCTCGAACGGGCGAAGCTCAAGTCCTCCGCGCAGCACTTCGAGAAGGGCAAGCGCTACGCCGCCTCCTCGCAGTGGGAGCTCGCGGTCGCCGAGTACCAGCAGACCCTGCTTCTCAATCCCGGCAACCAGCACGCCGCGACGGAGCTCGAGCGGGCGACGGTCCAGCTACGCCGTCGCCAGGAGGGGCCGAGCGAGCTGCAGCGGCTCAAGGACAAGGCGCGGCGCGACCAGCTCGCACCCCCGCGCCTCAACCCGAAATCCAACGTCGCGATCCTGCTCCAGTTCCGCGATCAACCCGTCGGCAAGATCTTCGAGGCGCTCTCCAAGGCCTCCCAGATCAACTTCATCTACGACGAGAAGACCGACCTGCAGAAGCCGCTGACGATCGACGTCGGCAACGTCACCGTCGAGAAGGCCCTCGACATCCTGATGCTGCAGACCAAGAACTTCTACAAGGTGATCGACGAGAGCACGCTGCTCATCGCTCCCGACCAGCGCCAGAAGCGCCAGGAGCTCGAGGACCAGGTCATCCGGACCTTCTACCTCTCGAACGCGGAGACCAAGACGATCGTCTCCGTGCTGCGCACGCTCCTCAACGCGCGCCAGATCGCCGAGAACGACGGGCTGAACTCGATCTCGATCAAGGAGACGCCCGACAAGGTCGCCATCGCCGAGAAGATCGTCGAGGCGAACGACAAGTCGAAGGGCGAGATCATCATCGACGTCGAGCTGCTCGAGATCAACCGCAAGATCATCCAGAACCTCGGGATCGACCTCAGCTCGAAGAGCCTCTCGCTGACCTTCCTCGACGGGAAGTCCTCGGTCCCGCTCAACAACCTGAGCACCCTCCGGCAGCAGGGGAACTGGACCGTCGGCCCGATCCCGAGCGTGGTGATCAACTTCCTCAAGAGCGACGGCGACTCCAAGACGATCGCCAAGCCCCAGCTGCGCGTGAGCGAGGGGGAGAAGGCCTCGATCCTGATCGGCGACCGCGTCCCGATCCCGACGACCTCGTTCAACACCTCGCAGACGGTGGGCGGGAACATCGTCCCGATCACCTCGTTCACGTACCAGAACGTCGGGATCACGGTCCAGCTCGAGCCGCGCGTGCACCACAACAAGGAGGTCACGCTCAAGGTCAAGGTCGAGGTCAGCCAGCTCGCCGGGTCGGTCTCGGCGGGCGGCGGGGTCGATCAGCCGATCATCGGCACGCGCGAGATCGAGACGGTCATCCGCCTGCGCGACGGGGAGACGAACCTCCTCGCCGGCCTGATCCGTCGGGAGGAGACCGAGTTGAGGACCGGCGTCCCCGGACTGATGGACACCCCGGGGATCGGACGGGTGCTCTCGAACACCAAGATCGACACCAACGAGACCGACATCGTCCTCACCCTCACGCCGTACATCATCCGGATCCCGGACATCACCGAGGACGACCTGCAGACGCTCTGGGTGGGAACCGACGAGAACATGCGCCTGCGCGGCCCGGTTCGCGGCGTGCTCGGGGTCTCGCCGTTCGCGGAGGACGAGGGGCAACCCGCCTCCGAGGCGCCCCCGATCCCGATCGGCGGGGAGCCGAGCCTCCCGACCCCGACCGGGTACACGCCGACGCCCGCCCCGGCCACCCCGACGCCGTCGACCCCTTCGCCCGCGCCGACCCCGCCGCCGACCGGAGGCGGCGCGGAGACGCCCGGCGTTCCCGTGCCGGTGCCGGTCCCGGGGGAGGGCGGGGAGGTCGAGAACCCGCCCGTCGAGGAGCCGCCGCCCGTGGACGAGAGTCCCGAGCCTTCGGGGGGCGAACGCCCCGATCAGCCGCAGGGGCCGGCGGTGGTGCGTCTCGTCCCGTCGTCGCCGAGCTTCCGGGTCGGCGATCGCGTGATCGTCGAGGTCCGGGTGGACAACGCCGGGAACGTCGGTTCCGTGCCGTTCCACCTCCAGTACAACCGGCAGGTCCTCGAGTTCGTGGGGCCCGCGCTCGAGGGGCCGTTCCTCTCCAGCGACGGGACCAACACCGTGTTCCTCGCGACGCCCACGCAGGGAGGAGGCGACGTGGTGGTCGGCGCCTCGCGCCTGGGCGGAGGCTCCGGCGTTTCCGGGTCGGGGACGATCGCGACCTTCCAGTTCCAGGCGATCAACCCCGGCGACTGCGGGTTCTCCTTCACCGGGGCGAGCGTGAAGGACCCGCAGGCCCGCAACCTCCCGGCGAGTTTTCTCTCCGCGCCGGTCGCGGTGGAGCCCTAGACCATGTTCATGGCGCGCACGCGCGAGCGCGGACTGACGCTGGTCGAGTTGATCGCCACGGCGGCGATCCTCTCGATCCTCGCCACCGCCGCGGTCCCGGTGGCCCGCACGCTCGTGCGGCGGCACAAGGAGCTCGAGCTGCGCCGCGCGCTCCGCGAGATCCGCACCGCGATCG
This region includes:
- a CDS encoding type II secretion system F family protein, with translation MPEFVCRMALPTGEIVERVLESADEASLRRELEEKDYLLLALRRRNALFAGLVSTFSMKPKVSPQEFLFFNQEFSALLRAGLPILASLDILIERRKNPVFRKALVDVRERVKSGEALSQAFQAQGELFPRLYWSSLASGERSGELPSVLARYIAYTRSVLAVRKKLISAATYPAILLTLALVLVGVMVFYVIPQFSSFLKELNVDLPMVTVWIMEGANYAVANWWMIVGVAVVAAGTTVTWIRSESGRLAFDRIKFRIPLIGRVIHDYAQNRFTRTLGTLVAGGIPLVTALELAARAVGNSYMEERLQGVTQSVREGQALWESLERTKLVSDISIEMIKVGESTGALVEMLDYASSFTEEEIDFRLNRLITFVEPIMLVFMAAVVAGMLMAVYLPLLQAAGGGAKF
- a CDS encoding GspE/PulE family protein codes for the protein MAEPTRIAPDGSGGDVLSEEYQARRLAERLSIEFVDLDNFEIDPELFREIPVDLMFRYNFVPRHRTSLGLQIVVADPTDVLMIDELELLLGSSIEVAVGTPTAIQEILKKSESSQRVLEEATEEFRVQIVREDEETGEETLTIDRLTSDQSPIIKLVDSTLFNALQRRASDIHIETRDKEVVIKYRIDGVLYQAMEPIDKKFHSTIISRIKVMSELDISEKRVPQDGRFKLRIKGRTIDFRVSIMPSVHGEDCVIRILDKESTNREFASLSLEVCGFEDRDLQRLRRFIKEPYGMVLVTGPTGSGKTTTLYAAISEIKNEEDKIITIEDPVEYQLPGITQIPVNEKKGLTFARGLRSILRHDPDKVMVGEIRDAETAQIAIQSALTGHLVFTTVHANNVVDVLGRFLNMGVEPYNFVSALNCILAQRLVRLICASCRKPVKATRQQLLDSGLDPARHADYTFYEGRGCIDCNGTGYRGRTAIAELLDMSDRIREMILQRRPSADIKRAAKEEGMTFLREAALAKVFNGKTSLHEINKVTFVD
- the pilM gene encoding pilus assembly protein PilM — encoded protein: MKTLSGLALAAKRLDLERLLEWRPSYPPLAVEIDRGEAVLVRMRRRRGGGALEAHGFREIPDDVVGASIFRPNLAAPDETAARLKELFEKTGTKPGRVSLVLPDNLAKISIVTLPEKPPGRKQLEEVLRFKLRRSVPFRLDEAAVSFQLLHESPGEVSVLAAVMLRSVVEQYEAALEKAGAVPGLVDLCTPALVNLCRRDLDEATRGGSDAALVNAAKGYFSLVIVRGGRIVFFRCKSYASAEEDAPPAPGGTPLARELATSISYYQDKLAGVDLGTAFVRTVSAPHDEIAEILERQGIGRIERVDPSAALGLGAGLRLDADVAQRVAPCVGAAAGRAA
- the pilO gene encoding type 4a pilus biogenesis protein PilO — encoded protein: MSARRRRRFDVREIAPNALIACGVLLVANVVFTLAVLQPQGARLEGLRRDSEPRLNELKRRRQFVEGTEGFLGKLQQAETDLAKLRSDILSTRDRRMIETQLEIEKLAGQFGVDFEEIRFENDILKDQGVDRFGMVVPLRGGYRNLRKFIQAVESSPRFLVIEKVSLGSGDKGGEDRLELRITLATYFDLPDLFREPLRRAARKS
- a CDS encoding cohesin domain-containing protein, with protein sequence MIHQKAWKLALATLLIVAAAGCAAQSAYRDAELDAKRGNWDRAVLGYSKALALDPGNTRYNVALERAKLKSSAQHFEKGKRYAASSQWELAVAEYQQTLLLNPGNQHAATELERATVQLRRRQEGPSELQRLKDKARRDQLAPPRLNPKSNVAILLQFRDQPVGKIFEALSKASQINFIYDEKTDLQKPLTIDVGNVTVEKALDILMLQTKNFYKVIDESTLLIAPDQRQKRQELEDQVIRTFYLSNAETKTIVSVLRTLLNARQIAENDGLNSISIKETPDKVAIAEKIVEANDKSKGEIIIDVELLEINRKIIQNLGIDLSSKSLSLTFLDGKSSVPLNNLSTLRQQGNWTVGPIPSVVINFLKSDGDSKTIAKPQLRVSEGEKASILIGDRVPIPTTSFNTSQTVGGNIVPITSFTYQNVGITVQLEPRVHHNKEVTLKVKVEVSQLAGSVSAGGGVDQPIIGTREIETVIRLRDGETNLLAGLIRREETELRTGVPGLMDTPGIGRVLSNTKIDTNETDIVLTLTPYIIRIPDITEDDLQTLWVGTDENMRLRGPVRGVLGVSPFAEDEGQPASEAPPIPIGGEPSLPTPTGYTPTPAPATPTPSTPSPAPTPPPTGGGAETPGVPVPVPVPGEGGEVENPPVEEPPPVDESPEPSGGERPDQPQGPAVVRLVPSSPSFRVGDRVIVEVRVDNAGNVGSVPFHLQYNRQVLEFVGPALEGPFLSSDGTNTVFLATPTQGGGDVVVGASRLGGGSGVSGSGTIATFQFQAINPGDCGFSFTGASVKDPQARNLPASFLSAPVAVEP